A region from the Inhella inkyongensis genome encodes:
- the dinG gene encoding ATP-dependent DNA helicase DinG, which produces MTLPASDAHAELHDQLEALYQALLESSPGSVARAGQREMLHAIAAQLADARFEPDGGARVCVVEAGTGVGKTRAYLAAAITLARRAGVKVVVSTSTIALQEQVMGKDLPELSEAMEVPPVVALLKGRGRYLCPVKLETACNGEQTPMTLDDGSAVQTPPLERFIALKKRWDGGTWGGDRDSLGPEDLQLWGHLAADRHACTSRHCPQFHHCPYFDAKRAASKADILVANHDLVLASLRSDASALPHGERAIYIFDEGHHLPATALSHFDCEASLTDRRWLQRLDKALDQAGRVLRYPLNLEGCTSLLNQALDDLLRGVMQGVGNEALGHLHEAAEANQAGQNPSTRIRFPHGLLPEELPPLWQAMREQAQRLHDRASEFSAWMKEARQDDETLAPLIAQQVSEIGGPFKRLTDLLETASLMLEDSEPPAAKWLDFTVAGGGMNAGSLRVVAHACPLFASGVLRRHLWPRMSAVVITSATLKALGKFDYFLKDSGLAGVDGVRALEVESPFDYARQGQFTVVQTKASPKAATEHTAEVARLLQKDLLQVEHGGLVLCSSWVQLRAITAALPASLLRQCRVQGELARETLLREHRAAVDRGERSILIGLQSFGEGLDLPGRQCEWVFMPKLPFMTPDDPVQEARAEWLDGKGRSSFTELVVPATGVRLNQWTGRGIRSETDHAHIVCYDPRLAMTPFGKQLLAGLPGFAKRLRRLDGSEANL; this is translated from the coding sequence ATGACCCTGCCCGCCTCTGACGCTCACGCCGAGCTGCACGACCAGCTCGAAGCCCTCTACCAGGCCCTGCTGGAGTCCAGCCCGGGCTCGGTGGCGCGTGCCGGTCAGCGCGAGATGCTGCACGCCATCGCCGCCCAGCTGGCCGATGCGCGCTTCGAGCCCGATGGCGGCGCGCGCGTCTGCGTGGTGGAGGCCGGCACCGGCGTGGGCAAGACGCGCGCCTATCTGGCCGCCGCCATCACCCTGGCGCGCCGCGCCGGCGTGAAGGTGGTGGTCAGCACCTCCACCATCGCACTGCAAGAGCAGGTGATGGGCAAGGACCTGCCCGAACTGAGCGAAGCCATGGAGGTGCCGCCGGTGGTGGCCCTGCTCAAGGGGCGCGGGCGCTATCTGTGCCCGGTCAAGCTGGAGACGGCCTGCAATGGCGAGCAGACCCCGATGACCCTGGACGATGGCAGCGCCGTGCAGACGCCGCCGCTGGAGCGCTTCATTGCGCTCAAGAAGCGCTGGGATGGCGGCACTTGGGGCGGCGACCGCGACAGCCTGGGCCCCGAGGATCTGCAGCTCTGGGGCCATCTGGCCGCCGACCGCCACGCCTGCACCAGCCGGCATTGCCCACAGTTCCACCACTGCCCTTACTTCGATGCCAAGCGCGCCGCCAGCAAGGCGGACATCCTGGTGGCCAACCACGACCTGGTGCTGGCCAGCCTGCGCTCGGACGCCTCGGCCCTGCCGCATGGCGAGCGTGCGATCTACATCTTTGACGAGGGCCACCACCTGCCGGCCACCGCGCTCTCGCACTTCGACTGCGAGGCCAGCCTGACCGACCGCCGCTGGCTGCAGCGCCTGGACAAGGCCCTGGACCAGGCCGGCCGGGTGCTGCGCTACCCGCTGAATCTGGAGGGCTGCACCTCGCTCCTGAACCAGGCGCTGGACGATTTGCTGCGCGGCGTGATGCAGGGCGTGGGCAACGAGGCCCTGGGCCATCTGCACGAAGCCGCTGAGGCCAATCAGGCGGGGCAGAACCCCAGCACCCGCATCCGCTTCCCGCACGGCCTGCTGCCCGAGGAGCTACCGCCGCTGTGGCAGGCGATGCGCGAGCAGGCCCAGCGCCTGCACGACCGTGCCAGCGAATTCAGCGCCTGGATGAAGGAAGCGCGGCAGGACGACGAAACCCTGGCGCCCTTGATTGCCCAGCAGGTCAGCGAGATCGGCGGCCCCTTCAAGCGCCTCACCGACCTCTTGGAGACCGCTTCGCTGATGCTTGAAGACAGCGAACCGCCCGCCGCCAAATGGCTGGACTTCACGGTGGCCGGCGGCGGCATGAACGCCGGTTCGCTACGCGTGGTGGCCCATGCCTGCCCGCTGTTCGCCAGCGGCGTGCTGCGCCGCCATCTGTGGCCGCGCATGAGCGCGGTGGTCATCACCTCGGCCACGCTCAAGGCGCTGGGCAAGTTCGACTATTTCCTGAAGGACAGCGGCCTGGCCGGTGTGGACGGGGTAAGAGCCCTGGAAGTGGAGAGCCCCTTCGACTACGCGCGCCAAGGCCAGTTCACCGTGGTGCAAACCAAGGCCAGCCCCAAGGCCGCCACCGAACACACGGCCGAGGTGGCGCGCCTGTTGCAAAAGGACCTGCTGCAGGTCGAGCACGGCGGCCTGGTGCTGTGCTCCAGCTGGGTGCAGCTGCGCGCCATCACGGCGGCCCTACCGGCCAGCCTGCTGCGCCAATGCCGGGTGCAGGGTGAACTGGCGCGCGAGACCCTGCTGCGCGAACACCGCGCCGCCGTCGATCGCGGCGAGCGCAGCATCCTGATCGGCCTGCAAAGCTTTGGCGAGGGCCTGGACCTGCCGGGCCGCCAGTGCGAATGGGTTTTCATGCCCAAACTGCCCTTCATGACCCCCGACGACCCGGTGCAGGAAGCGCGCGCCGAATGGCTGGACGGCAAGGGGCGCAGCAGCTTCACCGAACTGGTGGTGCCCGCCACCGGCGTGCGCCTGAACCAATGGACCGGCCGCGGCATCCGCAGCGAGACCGACCACGCCCACATCGTCTGCTACGACCCACGATTGGCGATGACGCCGTTTGGCAAGCAGCTGCTGGCGGGGCTGCCGGGCTTTGCCAAGCGGCTGCGGCGGCTGGACGGCAGCGAGGCCAATTTGTAG
- a CDS encoding tetratricopeptide repeat protein yields MPPAPVAEFMRFTAPDPAALAQRIEEARQRLAQAQAQVRGDAVAILDSVTDLGGMLTTARGEAEALALLREHQPLAEAQAPVELLAWYWNALATALQYLGERAQADVYFEKAVALARDGGWQRIEAMALHHWGRSLVEEGRMEEAQRCFSQALVIREALGGPLQESSRKALATLAQLRSARPQP; encoded by the coding sequence ATGCCCCCAGCCCCCGTTGCCGAGTTCATGCGCTTCACAGCCCCCGACCCGGCGGCACTGGCGCAGCGCATTGAAGAAGCCAGGCAGCGCCTGGCGCAGGCGCAGGCGCAGGTGCGGGGCGATGCGGTCGCCATCCTGGACAGCGTGACCGACCTGGGTGGCATGTTGACGACGGCCCGGGGCGAGGCTGAGGCGCTGGCGCTGCTGCGTGAGCACCAGCCCCTGGCCGAGGCCCAGGCCCCGGTCGAATTGCTGGCTTGGTACTGGAACGCCTTGGCCACCGCGCTGCAATACCTTGGCGAGCGAGCGCAGGCGGATGTCTATTTCGAGAAGGCCGTGGCCCTGGCGCGGGACGGAGGCTGGCAGCGAATCGAGGCCATGGCCCTCCATCATTGGGGGCGAAGTCTGGTTGAGGAGGGCCGCATGGAGGAAGCCCAGCGCTGCTTCAGCCAGGCCCTGGTCATTCGCGAAGCCTTGGGCGGGCCGCTGCAGGAGTCCTCGCGCAAGGCACTCGCCACACTGGCCCAGCTCCGATCGGCCCGTCCGCAACCCTGA
- a CDS encoding OmpA family protein → MDEVELEEQGLLDEAHAGASVWAAFGDLMSGVLGAFVLILAVALVSQLDLAEKLRQEVEQRAQETQRREALERALAGPLAQNIAAGRVTLNEGRIGISGQVLFAPGSDALHADGRALLQSLAEPLRAYLAARDEVLMVSGFTDDRPVRGGNREFQDNWELSALRALTVTRALIQDGLPSSAVFAAAFGPEQPVASNEAAEGRALNRRVELAPTPRRKAP, encoded by the coding sequence ATGGATGAGGTCGAGCTGGAGGAACAAGGACTGCTGGATGAGGCCCATGCCGGCGCCTCGGTCTGGGCCGCCTTTGGCGACCTGATGAGCGGGGTGCTGGGCGCCTTTGTGCTGATCCTGGCCGTGGCCCTGGTCAGCCAGCTGGACCTGGCCGAGAAGCTGCGCCAGGAGGTGGAACAGCGCGCCCAGGAAACCCAGCGCCGCGAAGCCCTGGAGCGCGCGCTCGCCGGGCCTCTTGCACAAAACATCGCCGCCGGCCGCGTGACCCTGAACGAGGGCCGCATCGGCATCAGCGGCCAGGTGCTGTTCGCCCCCGGTTCAGACGCCCTGCACGCCGACGGCCGCGCCCTGCTGCAGAGCCTGGCCGAGCCCCTGCGCGCCTATCTGGCTGCGCGCGATGAGGTGCTGATGGTCAGCGGCTTCACCGACGACCGCCCGGTGCGTGGCGGCAACCGCGAGTTCCAGGACAACTGGGAGCTCTCGGCCCTGCGGGCACTGACCGTGACGCGAGCGTTGATCCAGGACGGATTGCCTTCCAGCGCTGTGTTCGCCGCTGCCTTCGGGCCCGAGCAGCCGGTGGCCTCGAACGAGGCCGCCGAAGGCCGTGCGCTGAACCGCCGCGTGGAGCTCGCCCCCACGCCCCGGCGCAAGGCGCCCTGA
- a CDS encoding TAXI family TRAP transporter solute-binding subunit yields the protein MTPIRQWHATRRLRLRLLLQTLRDILISIGPLLLLGGGLLVAAYWWLDPQPPRQVRLATGPAGSAYAAFGEGYAKALARERIRVELIASEGAQDDLARLRAGTADVGFVRGGMADPAADTEAGIVSLGSLFYEPIWIFYRRNLGIARRQPDGELQQLAQLRGLRVNVDQDGSGVPQIVERLLALNHLRPSDLRLSELAPEAAANALRKGKLDALVLISAPQAGLIAELLRDPTIALMPFEQNQAYSRHLPFLSTVMLPRGVVDLAADLPPRDVPLLATTTALLAREQTHPALRQLFAQAAQGQHSEAGWFNGAREFPNTRTSELPVSPEGDRAINGTPPAWARYLPFWAGNLLERMWLVVGGLLVLMLPLSRVVPPLYHFRVRSRVFRWYARLREVEAKLETGTGEHEALLDELGELDRVTHRIAVPLSYAEELYALRNNIDAVRRRLLKQRPRSESGPRGAEPP from the coding sequence ATGACTCCGATTCGGCAATGGCATGCCACCCGCCGCCTGCGCCTGCGCCTGCTGTTGCAGACGCTGCGCGACATCCTGATTTCGATTGGCCCCCTGCTGCTGCTAGGCGGGGGCCTGCTGGTGGCTGCCTACTGGTGGCTGGACCCACAACCCCCGCGCCAGGTGCGGCTGGCCACCGGCCCGGCCGGCAGCGCCTACGCCGCATTCGGCGAGGGCTATGCCAAGGCGCTGGCGCGCGAGCGCATCCGGGTGGAGCTGATTGCCAGCGAAGGCGCCCAGGACGATCTGGCCCGGCTGCGCGCCGGGACGGCCGATGTGGGCTTTGTGCGGGGCGGCATGGCCGATCCGGCGGCCGATACCGAGGCCGGCATCGTGTCCTTGGGCAGCTTGTTCTACGAACCGATCTGGATCTTCTATCGTCGCAATCTGGGCATTGCGCGGCGCCAGCCCGACGGTGAACTGCAGCAGTTGGCGCAGCTGCGCGGGCTGCGCGTCAATGTGGATCAGGACGGCAGCGGTGTGCCGCAGATCGTTGAAAGGTTGCTGGCGTTGAATCATCTGCGGCCGAGCGATCTGCGTCTGTCTGAGCTGGCGCCCGAGGCTGCCGCCAACGCCCTGCGCAAGGGCAAGCTGGACGCCTTGGTGCTCATCTCGGCGCCGCAGGCCGGCCTCATCGCTGAGCTGTTGCGCGACCCGACCATTGCCTTGATGCCTTTCGAGCAGAACCAGGCCTATTCCCGCCACCTGCCTTTCCTGTCCACCGTGATGCTGCCGCGCGGTGTAGTGGACCTGGCGGCCGATTTGCCGCCGCGCGATGTGCCGCTGCTGGCCACCACCACCGCCTTGCTCGCGCGCGAACAGACCCACCCGGCCCTGCGCCAGTTGTTCGCGCAGGCGGCGCAGGGCCAGCACAGCGAGGCCGGCTGGTTCAACGGCGCCCGCGAATTCCCCAACACCCGCACCAGTGAGTTGCCGGTCAGCCCCGAGGGGGACCGCGCGATCAACGGCACACCGCCGGCCTGGGCGCGCTACCTGCCCTTCTGGGCCGGCAATCTGCTGGAGCGCATGTGGCTGGTGGTGGGCGGCCTGTTGGTGCTGATGCTGCCTCTGTCGCGCGTGGTGCCGCCGCTCTACCACTTCCGCGTGCGCTCGCGCGTGTTCCGCTGGTATGCGCGATTGCGTGAGGTCGAAGCGAAGCTGGAAACTGGCACTGGCGAGCACGAGGCCTTGCTCGATGAGCTGGGCGAGTTGGACCGTGTCACGCACCGCATCGCGGTGCCGCTGTCCTATGCCGAAGAGCTCTATGCGCTGCGCAACAACATCGATGCGGTGCGCAGGCGCCTGCTGAAGCAGCGCCCGCGGTCAGAGAGTGGACCCCGTGGTGCTGAGCCGCCCTGA
- a CDS encoding GNAT family N-acetyltransferase yields the protein MKLDVRPAADCPWADLEALFGARGACGGCWCQVWRRPRAEFESGKKDNSGAGNRAELQRLWQAKAPLGLLAYAADEPIAWVAVAPREHYDYFRRSRVLKPDPAETGVWSITCLFVAKAWRRQGVSSQVLRAAADWARAQGAQIVEGYPTQPHTAKAAPVFLWTGTAAAFEAAGFSAKPGREGQRPVYRG from the coding sequence GTGAAGCTGGACGTCCGCCCCGCCGCCGACTGCCCTTGGGCCGACCTTGAGGCCCTGTTCGGCGCACGCGGGGCCTGCGGTGGCTGCTGGTGCCAGGTCTGGCGCCGGCCCCGGGCCGAGTTTGAGTCCGGGAAAAAGGACAACTCAGGGGCGGGCAACCGCGCCGAGCTGCAGCGCCTGTGGCAGGCCAAGGCGCCACTTGGCCTGCTGGCCTATGCGGCCGATGAACCCATTGCCTGGGTGGCCGTGGCCCCGCGTGAACATTACGACTACTTCCGCCGCAGCCGTGTGCTCAAGCCTGATCCGGCCGAGACCGGTGTGTGGTCCATCACCTGCCTGTTCGTGGCCAAGGCCTGGCGGCGCCAAGGCGTTTCCAGCCAGGTGCTGCGCGCGGCGGCCGACTGGGCGCGGGCACAAGGGGCGCAGATCGTCGAGGGCTATCCAACCCAGCCCCACACCGCCAAGGCCGCACCGGTATTCCTGTGGACTGGTACGGCGGCGGCGTTTGAGGCGGCGGGGTTCAGCGCCAAGCCTGGGCGCGAGGGGCAGCGGCCGGTGTACCGAGGCTGA
- a CDS encoding ParD-like family protein, translated as MGIIKLSDPMHENLRIASAALSRSINAQAEHWMRIGMLAELHPELPHAQLCQMLVRAELQGGLDLAQWVAGPWVDSGAAPSSAKPPRRPT; from the coding sequence ATGGGCATCATCAAACTCTCAGACCCCATGCACGAGAACCTGCGCATTGCCAGCGCGGCGCTCTCGCGTTCCATCAACGCGCAGGCCGAGCACTGGATGCGCATCGGCATGCTGGCCGAGCTTCATCCCGAGTTGCCCCACGCCCAGCTCTGCCAAATGCTGGTGCGGGCCGAACTGCAAGGCGGCTTGGATTTGGCGCAATGGGTGGCGGGGCCATGGGTCGATTCCGGCGCTGCGCCGTCCAGCGCCAAACCCCCGCGGCGGCCCACATGA
- the map gene encoding type I methionyl aminopeptidase, translating into MSKSPRLHTADEIARARAAAQRAAAVLDMITPHVRAGVSTEELDQRCHDFIVHELRCVPANVGYHGYPKTLCTSINEVVCHGIPSPKAVLKDGDIVNLDVAVVHEGWFGDTSRMFCVGSVSPKAQRVVDAAFEAMWAGIRQVRPGATLGDVGHAIQRAAQQAGCQVVHEYGGHGIGQIYHDALFVASYGQPGQGVRLQPGMLFTIEPMLNAGGRKVRELADGWTVVTADRSLSAQWEHMVAVTADGFEVLTAPAGEEPAGPG; encoded by the coding sequence ATGAGCAAGTCACCTCGCCTGCACACGGCCGACGAGATCGCTCGCGCCCGCGCAGCCGCTCAGCGCGCTGCGGCCGTGCTGGACATGATCACGCCCCATGTGCGCGCTGGCGTCAGCACGGAAGAGCTGGACCAGCGCTGCCACGACTTCATCGTCCACGAGCTGCGCTGCGTGCCGGCCAATGTCGGCTATCACGGCTATCCGAAGACCCTGTGCACCTCCATCAACGAGGTGGTCTGCCACGGCATCCCGTCGCCCAAAGCGGTGCTGAAGGACGGTGACATCGTCAACCTCGACGTGGCCGTGGTGCATGAGGGCTGGTTCGGCGACACCAGCCGCATGTTCTGCGTCGGCAGCGTGAGCCCAAAGGCGCAGCGTGTGGTGGATGCCGCCTTTGAGGCCATGTGGGCCGGCATCCGCCAGGTGCGGCCCGGCGCCACCCTGGGCGATGTGGGCCATGCCATCCAGCGCGCGGCGCAGCAGGCCGGCTGTCAGGTGGTGCACGAATACGGCGGCCATGGCATCGGGCAGATCTACCACGATGCCCTCTTCGTCGCCAGCTACGGCCAGCCCGGTCAGGGCGTGCGCCTGCAGCCGGGCATGCTCTTCACCATCGAGCCCATGCTGAACGCCGGCGGCCGCAAGGTACGCGAACTGGCTGATGGCTGGACGGTGGTGACGGCGGACCGCTCGCTGTCGGCGCAGTGGGAGCACATGGTGGCGGTGACGGCTGACGGATTTGAGGTGCTGACCGCGCCGGCCGGTGAGGAACCAGCCGGGCCGGGTTGA
- a CDS encoding GSU2403 family nucleotidyltransferase fold protein yields MKETELEELSPAATRQAIDAGKVFAALEAARAEAAQVRGGMYWHKGSKARPDTPYLVRTTPAGGETSLGLESEETRLIYERFMTRKAAAEARLRQLREAMEQHRRMNRALRIGHCEPLVVKLLNQLAQADLSDHFRVVSTHALYAYGAEAGVHLQAGALATRDIDLLWDVQQRLRFATQLARVDRSMLGLLRKVDPSFRLRDDQRYTAVNQDGFEVDILRREQAETDPHPIKLSEADEDFWVVQARHAQQLLDAPPFSALIVATDGTMARMHTLHPLSFVRFKRWMAEQTDREAPRRRRDLLQAEVVEGLVRDYLPQWAEAR; encoded by the coding sequence ATGAAAGAGACCGAACTCGAAGAACTCTCGCCTGCAGCCACACGCCAAGCCATTGATGCTGGCAAGGTGTTTGCGGCGCTGGAGGCGGCCCGCGCCGAGGCGGCGCAGGTGCGTGGCGGCATGTACTGGCACAAGGGATCCAAGGCCCGGCCGGACACGCCCTACTTGGTTCGCACCACCCCGGCTGGCGGCGAAACCAGCCTGGGCCTGGAGAGCGAGGAAACTCGCCTCATCTATGAGCGTTTCATGACGCGCAAGGCAGCGGCTGAGGCGCGGCTGCGGCAACTGCGCGAGGCCATGGAGCAGCATCGACGCATGAACCGTGCGCTCCGCATCGGCCATTGCGAGCCGCTGGTGGTGAAGCTCTTGAATCAATTGGCCCAGGCCGATTTAAGCGATCACTTCCGCGTGGTGAGCACCCACGCGCTCTATGCGTATGGGGCCGAAGCGGGCGTTCATCTGCAAGCTGGCGCCTTGGCCACGCGCGATATCGATTTGCTCTGGGATGTGCAGCAGAGGCTGCGCTTTGCCACACAGTTGGCGCGCGTCGATCGTTCGATGCTGGGCCTGCTGCGCAAGGTCGATCCCAGCTTCAGGCTGCGCGACGATCAGCGCTACACCGCCGTCAACCAAGACGGCTTTGAAGTGGACATCCTGCGCCGCGAGCAAGCAGAGACGGACCCGCACCCCATCAAACTCAGCGAGGCTGACGAGGACTTCTGGGTGGTCCAGGCCCGCCACGCCCAACAGTTGCTGGATGCGCCGCCCTTCTCAGCCCTGATCGTGGCCACCGACGGCACGATGGCGCGCATGCACACCCTGCATCCGCTCTCGTTCGTCCGCTTCAAGCGCTGGATGGCCGAACAGACGGACCGCGAGGCACCGCGCCGACGTCGTGATCTGCTGCAAGCCGAGGTGGTCGAAGGCCTGGTGCGCGACTATCTGCCGCAGTGGGCCGAAGCCCGGTAG
- a CDS encoding DUF2894 domain-containing protein, whose amino-acid sequence MDELLHVDPLAWLLNQPAAACGDPLRQQTLQGLARRAAALPEGPLRRRLCERLLERLQAPHSPPPAQAVATAPTEHPLRDWMAALQARAGGPGEDLRSLQQNRRSFGRLRLAQRLAQAPASPAAPTQSLGPLNTLALVPKALALLQQTSPDYLERLVGYLDALAVLAPESAAPLDSSKPGKSSKPTKRRSKP is encoded by the coding sequence ATGGATGAACTGCTGCACGTCGACCCGCTGGCCTGGTTGCTGAACCAGCCGGCCGCCGCATGCGGCGACCCCTTGCGCCAACAGACCCTGCAGGGCCTGGCCCGGCGCGCCGCGGCCTTGCCAGAAGGACCGCTACGCCGGCGCCTGTGTGAACGCTTGCTGGAGCGTCTGCAGGCGCCGCACAGTCCGCCCCCGGCGCAGGCCGTGGCCACCGCCCCCACCGAACACCCGCTGCGCGATTGGATGGCCGCGCTGCAGGCCCGCGCCGGCGGCCCCGGCGAGGACCTGCGCAGCCTGCAGCAGAACCGCCGCAGCTTCGGCCGCCTGCGCCTGGCCCAGCGTCTGGCTCAAGCCCCGGCAAGCCCGGCAGCACCCACCCAGTCCCTCGGCCCGCTCAACACCCTGGCCCTGGTGCCCAAGGCCCTGGCCCTGCTGCAACAGACCTCGCCCGATTACCTGGAGCGCTTGGTGGGCTATCTGGACGCGCTGGCGGTGCTGGCGCCGGAGAGCGCCGCGCCCTTGGACAGCAGCAAGCCCGGCAAATCCAGCAAGCCGACCAAACGGCGCAGCAAGCCTTAA
- a CDS encoding DUF3348 family protein produces MGQSRVRPPGGLAPGASALQGLLARWGLKPGAASAMGIAERLAAWMDWRDAIALAQALQPGAAQPTLLRWDGAAALERLQRELHLSFADRALVHDAADPASYRLHHANQQRLMAARIAPLRERLRQQLQGFGPQAAQLAALDAVFEQAFAAREQQALAALPSMLARRAALLRAQEIDWQTPLWTELQQALNAELELRLQALWGLLEALQAHSKDAP; encoded by the coding sequence ATGGGGCAATCACGGGTGAGGCCGCCGGGCGGTCTGGCACCGGGCGCCTCGGCCCTGCAGGGCTTGCTGGCGCGCTGGGGCTTGAAGCCGGGTGCGGCCAGTGCAATGGGCATTGCAGAGCGCCTGGCGGCTTGGATGGATTGGCGCGACGCGATTGCGCTGGCCCAGGCCCTCCAGCCCGGCGCGGCGCAACCCACCCTGCTCCGCTGGGATGGGGCCGCCGCGCTGGAGCGCTTGCAGCGCGAGCTGCACCTGAGCTTTGCCGACCGCGCCTTGGTACACGACGCGGCGGATCCGGCCTCCTACCGCCTGCACCACGCCAACCAGCAGCGCCTGATGGCCGCGCGCATCGCACCGCTGCGCGAACGCCTGCGCCAGCAGCTGCAGGGCTTCGGCCCGCAAGCCGCGCAGCTCGCCGCGCTGGACGCCGTGTTCGAGCAGGCCTTTGCCGCGCGCGAGCAGCAAGCCCTGGCCGCCCTGCCTTCGATGCTGGCACGCCGTGCCGCGCTCTTGCGCGCGCAAGAGATCGACTGGCAAACGCCGCTGTGGACCGAACTGCAGCAGGCCCTGAACGCCGAACTGGAATTGAGATTGCAAGCGCTGTGGGGCCTCTTGGAGGCCCTGCAAGCGCATTCGAAAGACGCCCCATGA